In Acetomicrobium sp. S15 = DSM 107314, the sequence AAGGCCAGGTAGGCCGAGTCGTAAGCCGAACGGTCGTAAAGATGAGCTATCTTTAACGTTTCGATGCAAGAGACTTGATTTTCGGGGATACTCATAAACTCAAATTCTCTCAGCGCCCTTTCGGCATCGCTCGGCTTTGTCCTGCTGATCTTAAGAGCTCTCCATATGGCATTGGTAACTTCATACTTCAGAAGTGGCACGGTGAGCAGCTTCAAGTCATCCAAGAGGAACTG encodes:
- a CDS encoding PIN domain-containing protein codes for the protein MTKLTVDASVVIASLLPDEPHRDPALRLLSQFLLDDLKLLTVPLLKYEVTNAIWRALKISRTKPSDAERALREFEFMSIPENQVSCIETLKIAHLYDRSAYDSAYLALAQAQKAPLVTADKKLYNALKDKFDYLLWVEDF